The Spirosoma foliorum genome has a window encoding:
- a CDS encoding acyltransferase family protein: MPTVQHQREHYIDWIRVIAFMILIFFHCSMPFVQFGWEIKNTEHSRFLDRLIIWLHQWRLPLLFFISGVGVSFSLRKRSVLAFFGERIVRLFIPLVFSMFFVIPLQVYFERLQEHKINESYWHFYPTVWSLTPYPEGTLTWSHLWFVVYLFVFTILLLPVFALLKINALQRIKQKLNPLFSHPLANLSLAIPFIVYYFLWYIRWPVQGSLFDDWYLFNSSITFYFLGYFLADLPSFWQTCEIYRNYFLAVTVVCLVVLFWKYYWLVELPKEQNTALYLYGFFDGLHIWSIILTVVGFARRYLNFSNRTLVYLTAAVYPFYILHQTIIVATGYYIVQWESPIFVKLIVLISTCFILTFSLYHFLIRPFVVMRILYGLKPKRVIPTKNVSYAEQE; this comes from the coding sequence ATGCCTACCGTTCAGCATCAACGAGAACATTATATCGATTGGATCAGGGTTATAGCCTTCATGATTCTGATTTTCTTCCATTGTTCCATGCCATTTGTTCAGTTTGGCTGGGAAATTAAAAACACTGAACACTCCCGCTTCCTCGACCGACTCATTATCTGGCTTCACCAATGGCGGCTGCCTTTACTATTTTTTATTTCGGGAGTTGGGGTTAGTTTTTCGCTACGGAAACGGTCGGTCCTTGCATTTTTCGGGGAACGAATTGTTCGGCTGTTCATCCCCTTAGTATTCTCCATGTTTTTCGTGATTCCGCTTCAGGTCTATTTTGAGCGCCTACAGGAACACAAAATCAATGAATCGTATTGGCATTTTTACCCTACCGTCTGGAGTTTAACACCGTACCCAGAAGGAACACTAACCTGGAGTCATTTGTGGTTTGTGGTCTATCTTTTTGTGTTTACAATCTTACTCTTGCCTGTTTTCGCTTTATTGAAAATCAACGCGTTACAGCGAATAAAGCAAAAGCTCAATCCGCTCTTCAGCCATCCATTGGCTAATCTTTCTCTGGCCATCCCCTTCATCGTTTATTATTTTCTTTGGTATATCCGATGGCCGGTTCAGGGGAGTTTATTCGATGACTGGTATCTGTTCAATTCATCGATTACGTTTTATTTCCTTGGTTATTTTCTGGCGGACCTACCCTCGTTCTGGCAAACCTGCGAAATATATCGAAATTACTTTTTGGCAGTAACCGTAGTCTGCCTGGTCGTCTTGTTCTGGAAATATTACTGGTTGGTCGAACTGCCGAAAGAGCAAAATACAGCGCTCTACCTCTATGGATTTTTTGACGGATTACATATCTGGTCAATTATTCTGACGGTAGTTGGGTTTGCGCGGAGGTATCTGAATTTTTCAAACCGGACACTGGTGTATTTAACAGCAGCTGTTTATCCGTTTTATATACTTCACCAGACAATTATTGTCGCAACCGGCTATTACATTGTCCAGTGGGAAAGCCCTATTTTCGTGAAATTAATTGTCCTGATTAGCACCTGCTTTATACTGACGTTTAGCCTTTACCACTTCCTGATCCGTCCTTTTGTCGTGATGCGCATCCTCTACGGATTAAAGCCTAAGCGAGTGATACCAACCAAAAATGTGTCGTATGCAGAACAGGAATAG
- the pbpC gene encoding penicillin-binding protein 1C: protein MLIIEKGKLIGKRFWQSRVVRTASAGLLIFFSLDFFFPVSTNVLYSTIITARDGSILHAFLSRDDKWRMYAELNEITPTLRDAILFKEDKYFRYHPGFNPVAMFRAATRNLLTGRRTSGASTITMQTVRLLEPRDRTYSSKLIELFRALQLEVHYSKDEILQLYLNLIPYGSNIEGLKSASLLYFGKPPVLLSLAELTTLTIIPNRPSSLRLGVRNALVVQERNRWLARFRTAKLFNDEAIEDALNEPLTAYRREAPQQAPHLSRRLHAENPTTPIVQSTLQSATQATAEQVVQRYADRIRAYNIHNSAVLIVDNLSHEVVAYVGSANFTNTFDGGQVDGVRAIRSPGSALKPLLYGLAFDAGIITPKTKLADVPINFGGYEPDNYDRRFNGPVTAEFALANSLNIPAVALLKEMGTPALVSTLQKAGFTAIKKQAKELGLSMILGGCGVTLEEMTRLYAGLANGGNWEPLVFTPPLTPPLKQGEGDKHKLTNSPSPSFKGRGLGAGVNIMTPEAAYLVTHTLTQITRPDLPNNFDNSYHLPRIAWKTGTSYGRRDAWSIGYNQRYTIGVWVGNFSGIGVPELSGANTATPLLFQLFNVLDYNSPTGWFKAPKDASKLSMRLICPETGDIPGEFCTNPVTDYCIMGVSRYRHCQHQKAVFTNAAGTISYCTQCRPDSGAVRKAYPNLSPEIIAFYKSRHIPFEVVPPHNPACERVFGSTEQAGPQITSLTNGSEYFINPKQPAEMELSCQVANDVQTVFWYLNDKLYSKAKPTEAVFFKPRPGALKISCADDKGRSSDIRILVQHE from the coding sequence ATGTTGATTATTGAAAAAGGTAAACTAATAGGGAAACGATTTTGGCAATCGCGTGTAGTGAGAACTGCTAGTGCTGGCTTATTGATTTTTTTCAGCCTGGATTTTTTCTTCCCTGTTTCTACCAATGTTCTTTATTCAACAATCATCACGGCCCGTGATGGTTCTATTTTACATGCCTTTTTGAGCCGCGACGACAAGTGGCGCATGTATGCCGAACTCAACGAGATTACCCCCACGCTCCGCGACGCCATTTTATTTAAAGAAGACAAATACTTCCGGTATCATCCCGGCTTTAATCCGGTTGCTATGTTTCGAGCAGCCACCCGAAATCTTCTGACGGGTCGGCGAACATCGGGAGCCTCGACCATCACGATGCAAACAGTCCGTCTTCTCGAACCCCGCGACCGTACGTACAGCAGTAAACTTATTGAATTGTTTCGGGCCTTACAGTTGGAAGTCCATTATTCGAAGGATGAGATTCTGCAATTGTACCTGAACCTGATTCCGTACGGGAGCAACATCGAAGGGCTTAAGTCAGCTTCGTTGTTATATTTCGGGAAGCCGCCCGTATTGCTGAGTCTGGCCGAATTAACCACCTTAACCATTATTCCCAACCGTCCGTCGAGTTTACGATTAGGCGTGCGAAATGCCCTTGTCGTACAGGAGCGCAACCGCTGGCTCGCCCGCTTCCGTACGGCCAAGCTTTTCAACGACGAAGCTATTGAGGATGCCTTAAACGAGCCGCTCACGGCCTACCGGCGGGAAGCGCCACAACAAGCACCACATTTGTCGCGACGGCTGCATGCCGAAAACCCAACGACGCCCATTGTTCAGTCGACCTTACAGTCAGCTACCCAAGCCACTGCCGAGCAGGTAGTGCAGCGGTATGCCGATCGGATTCGAGCGTATAATATCCACAATTCGGCGGTGCTGATTGTGGATAACCTGTCGCATGAGGTAGTTGCGTATGTTGGGTCTGCAAATTTCACTAATACGTTTGACGGTGGTCAGGTTGATGGAGTACGGGCAATACGATCGCCGGGCAGTGCCTTAAAGCCGCTGTTGTATGGACTTGCCTTTGATGCGGGTATCATTACGCCCAAAACTAAACTCGCCGATGTACCCATCAATTTTGGCGGCTACGAACCTGACAACTACGACCGTCGGTTCAATGGCCCTGTTACGGCAGAATTTGCCCTGGCTAATTCGCTAAATATTCCAGCGGTGGCTCTCTTAAAAGAAATGGGTACGCCAGCTCTGGTGTCAACCCTTCAGAAAGCGGGGTTTACGGCGATAAAAAAACAGGCAAAGGAACTGGGACTTTCCATGATTTTGGGCGGCTGTGGGGTGACATTGGAAGAAATGACGCGGCTGTATGCCGGGTTGGCGAATGGGGGGAATTGGGAGCCTCTGGTTTTCACCCCACCCCTAACCCCTCCCCTTAAACAAGGGGAGGGGGATAAACACAAATTGACTAATTCCCCCTCCCCTTCCTTCAAGGGGAGGGGGCTAGGGGCTGGGGTAAATATTATGACCCCAGAAGCCGCCTATCTCGTCACGCACACACTTACACAAATCACTCGGCCTGACCTGCCTAACAATTTCGATAACAGCTATCATCTTCCGCGTATTGCCTGGAAAACCGGCACCTCCTATGGACGACGAGACGCCTGGAGCATAGGCTATAATCAACGATATACAATTGGTGTGTGGGTAGGTAATTTTTCAGGAATTGGCGTACCCGAACTTAGTGGTGCCAACACGGCAACCCCTTTACTATTCCAGCTTTTCAACGTCCTCGATTACAATTCTCCGACAGGATGGTTCAAGGCGCCCAAAGATGCAAGCAAGCTATCGATGCGGCTTATCTGTCCCGAAACAGGCGACATTCCGGGTGAGTTTTGTACAAACCCAGTGACCGATTATTGCATCATGGGGGTGTCGAGGTATCGCCATTGTCAGCATCAGAAAGCTGTTTTCACGAATGCTGCGGGGACAATTTCCTATTGTACACAATGCCGACCCGATAGTGGTGCTGTTCGCAAGGCTTATCCCAATCTATCCCCAGAGATCATTGCGTTTTATAAGAGTCGGCACATACCATTCGAGGTTGTACCTCCGCACAACCCAGCCTGCGAACGGGTGTTTGGAAGCACAGAGCAAGCTGGGCCGCAAATTACAAGTCTTACGAATGGCAGCGAATATTTTATTAATCCAAAACAACCCGCCGAAATGGAGCTAAGTTGTCAGGTGGCCAATGATGTACAAACTGTGTTCTGGTATTTGAATGATAAACTCTACAGCAAGGCCAAACCAACCGAAGCCGTATTCTTCAAACCCAGACCGGGAGCGTTAAAAATTTCGTGCGCCGATGATAAAGGACGAAGCAGCGACATTCGCATTCTTGTCCAGCATGAGTAA
- a CDS encoding MBL fold metallo-hydrolase RNA specificity domain-containing protein, which yields MTIQFFGAARTVTGSKHLLTTANGKQILLDCGLFQGINTDELNQEFGFDPAQVDYMVLSHAHIDHTGLIPRLVRQGFKGPIYTTSATIDLCEVMLMDSARIQERDLERVNERRTRRGEPELEALYDENDVQHALDQMKPVHYGSPFVICDEVTGLLTDAGHLLGSASVSLTIQDNGIEKHLFFSGDIGRPDDKILRSPDTFPQADYIICESTYGDRLHEAEPDMKAHLLNIVRQTCVENKGKLIIPAFAVDRTQELIYALDQLESEGRLPRLPVYIDSPMSVKATQVMRDHEEDFNPDILAYIKKDGDAFDFPNLHYVTDVNESKAINDDKEPCIIIAPSGMAEAGRIKHHIKNNITKPNTTILMVGYASPNSLGGALKRGDKEVTIFGERYPVIAKVAIMDSFSAHGDYREMLHFLSCQNPARVKNVFLVHGEYDKQLVWKGHLEEAGFQNIEIPEMRQKVTL from the coding sequence ATGACCATTCAATTTTTCGGTGCAGCCCGTACCGTTACGGGCAGTAAACACCTACTAACAACTGCCAATGGCAAACAAATCTTGCTCGACTGTGGGCTTTTTCAAGGCATTAATACCGATGAACTGAATCAAGAGTTTGGCTTTGATCCGGCTCAGGTCGATTATATGGTGCTTTCTCATGCACACATCGATCACACGGGACTGATTCCACGCCTTGTTCGGCAAGGATTTAAAGGGCCAATTTATACAACCTCAGCGACCATTGACCTTTGCGAAGTGATGTTGATGGATAGCGCCCGCATTCAGGAGCGCGATCTTGAGCGGGTCAACGAACGACGCACCCGTCGGGGGGAGCCTGAGCTTGAAGCGCTGTACGATGAAAACGATGTGCAACACGCGCTCGATCAGATGAAACCGGTTCATTACGGTAGCCCGTTCGTTATTTGTGATGAAGTGACGGGCCTGCTAACCGATGCTGGCCATTTGCTTGGTAGTGCGTCTGTTAGTCTGACTATCCAGGATAACGGCATTGAAAAACACCTCTTTTTTAGTGGCGACATTGGTCGGCCAGATGATAAAATTCTGCGCTCGCCTGATACATTTCCTCAAGCCGACTATATCATTTGCGAATCGACTTACGGTGATCGGCTACATGAAGCTGAACCGGATATGAAAGCCCATCTGCTGAATATTGTTCGGCAAACCTGCGTAGAGAATAAAGGTAAACTTATTATTCCGGCCTTCGCAGTTGACCGCACGCAGGAGTTGATTTATGCACTCGATCAGTTGGAAAGCGAAGGACGACTGCCCAGACTACCAGTTTATATCGACAGCCCCATGTCGGTAAAAGCGACGCAGGTAATGCGCGATCATGAAGAGGATTTTAATCCCGACATTCTGGCTTATATCAAAAAAGACGGCGATGCATTCGATTTTCCCAATCTCCATTATGTAACGGATGTAAACGAATCGAAGGCGATCAATGACGATAAGGAACCCTGTATCATTATTGCGCCTTCGGGTATGGCCGAAGCCGGACGCATCAAGCACCATATTAAAAACAATATCACAAAACCCAACACGACCATTTTAATGGTTGGCTATGCGTCGCCTAACAGTTTGGGTGGAGCTTTAAAAAGAGGTGATAAAGAAGTAACGATTTTTGGAGAACGCTATCCGGTTATAGCGAAGGTTGCCATAATGGATTCGTTCTCGGCGCATGGCGATTATCGTGAGATGCTGCACTTTTTAAGCTGTCAGAATCCCGCTAGGGTCAAAAACGTATTTCTAGTTCATGGCGAATACGATAAGCAACTCGTTTGGAAGGGGCATTTGGAAGAGGCTGGGTTTCAGAATATCGAAATACCAGAAATGCGGCAGAAAGTAACACTATAA
- the aroC gene encoding chorismate synthase, protein MSSTYGRLFKISTFGESHGPAIGVVIDGCPAGLPFDTEFIQHELERRKPGQSRITTQRREADEFEVLSGVFEGKTQGTPIALIIRNTDQRSKDYGHIAEQFRPSHADYTYQTKYGSRDYRGGGRSSARETAARVAAGAIAKLLLAQQGIQIQAYVSQVGKLKLAKPYQELNLALTEENAVRCPDPEMAEQMFQYIDETRKQGDSIGGIVDCVVTGVPAGWGEPVFDKLHAELGKAMLSINAVKGFEYGSGFAGVELYGSQHNDEFYTDADGRVRTKTNLSGGIQGGISNGEDIYFRTAFKPVATIMQDQDSVDVHGQAVTVSGKGRHDPCVVPRAVPIIEAMAALVLVDMYLRDKAARV, encoded by the coding sequence ATGAGCAGTACTTACGGAAGACTATTTAAGATTTCTACATTTGGTGAATCGCACGGGCCCGCTATTGGTGTTGTTATCGATGGATGCCCAGCTGGCTTACCCTTCGATACCGAATTTATTCAGCACGAACTGGAGCGCCGGAAACCTGGTCAGTCACGCATTACAACCCAACGACGAGAGGCCGACGAATTTGAGGTATTATCGGGTGTATTTGAAGGGAAGACACAAGGCACACCTATCGCCTTAATTATTCGGAATACCGATCAGCGGAGTAAAGATTACGGCCACATTGCCGAGCAATTCCGTCCTTCTCACGCCGATTATACGTACCAGACCAAATACGGGTCGCGTGATTATCGGGGTGGTGGGCGTTCCTCGGCCCGCGAAACAGCCGCCCGTGTAGCTGCTGGAGCTATTGCTAAATTGCTGTTAGCGCAACAAGGTATTCAAATCCAGGCATACGTTTCGCAAGTGGGTAAGCTCAAATTAGCGAAGCCATATCAGGAGCTTAATCTGGCACTCACCGAAGAAAATGCGGTCCGTTGTCCAGATCCCGAAATGGCTGAACAAATGTTCCAGTACATCGACGAAACCCGTAAACAGGGCGATTCAATTGGGGGAATTGTCGATTGTGTTGTAACGGGCGTTCCGGCTGGCTGGGGTGAACCCGTTTTCGATAAACTCCATGCCGAATTAGGGAAAGCGATGCTGAGTATCAATGCCGTAAAAGGCTTTGAATACGGGAGCGGTTTTGCTGGTGTGGAACTATACGGCTCGCAACATAACGACGAGTTTTATACGGATGCAGACGGTCGTGTCCGAACCAAAACCAACTTATCTGGGGGCATTCAGGGCGGCATCAGCAACGGGGAGGATATTTACTTTCGCACGGCTTTCAAACCCGTAGCAACCATTATGCAGGATCAGGATAGTGTAGATGTGCATGGCCAGGCGGTAACTGTTTCGGGCAAAGGTCGACATGACCCCTGCGTTGTGCCGCGTGCTGTGCCCATTATAGAAGCTATGGCTGCCCTAGTACTGGTTGATATGTATCTTCGTGATAAAGCTGCGCGGGTATAA
- a CDS encoding BatD family protein, whose product MISLSVFGQVPDTEITIELSQTTFPIERPFTISVIIPNSENRAAIAFPDIPGFTKKGISTSISPSEVAGKTITNQVITQTYLATAPGRFRLPPFDIVVNKETIRSDGAILLVQPSKAALDQANTAADIIDAASDKSAFLSLRASKSTVYAGEGVSLTLAFYIADNYPYVLSFTALDKQLQAIVKKIRPANSWEENVPIAELKPISITIRGKKFREFRIYQSVFFPLSNQDVKLPAVALQLARPRPKIGPPTAQEETVTFTSRPITIVVKSLPPHPLRGRVPVGTFQLEEGLERQGVSMGQSVRYTFTIRGEGNITTLPAPTLLSETTEFDIFPPEEKHTSTNNGYGVTGHKTFTYFIVPHQNGEISLANRFQWVYFDPQTARYDTLRPQLRLQVGNKKPVIGVQASVNNSVSSVTGEASAAASTDNSLYAGIAEMDSTNQPVSVSVLIRSIANVLILIMLIGMIFVFFKKQHTE is encoded by the coding sequence TTGATTAGTTTATCTGTGTTTGGGCAAGTGCCTGATACAGAAATTACTATTGAATTAAGTCAAACTACTTTTCCTATTGAGCGGCCCTTCACAATTTCGGTTATTATTCCGAATAGCGAAAATCGGGCCGCTATTGCTTTTCCAGATATACCAGGCTTCACCAAAAAAGGGATTTCAACTAGTATATCGCCTAGCGAAGTTGCTGGAAAAACCATTACTAATCAAGTAATTACCCAAACTTATTTAGCCACTGCCCCAGGTCGTTTTCGACTGCCGCCGTTTGATATAGTCGTCAATAAAGAGACGATCCGCTCAGATGGAGCTATACTGCTTGTACAGCCATCGAAAGCGGCACTAGATCAAGCCAATACAGCCGCAGATATTATTGATGCCGCATCCGATAAATCCGCTTTCCTTTCGCTGCGAGCCTCTAAATCGACTGTTTATGCGGGAGAAGGCGTGTCGTTGACCTTAGCATTTTATATAGCTGATAATTACCCCTATGTACTGAGTTTTACCGCTCTGGATAAACAGCTACAGGCTATTGTCAAAAAAATTCGCCCCGCTAATTCCTGGGAAGAAAATGTTCCGATTGCTGAATTAAAACCCATTTCGATAACCATCAGAGGAAAGAAATTTCGGGAATTTCGTATTTATCAGTCCGTCTTTTTTCCGCTCTCAAATCAGGATGTAAAATTGCCAGCAGTAGCGCTTCAGTTGGCCCGACCTCGTCCCAAAATTGGCCCGCCTACGGCCCAGGAAGAAACTGTTACATTTACCAGTCGACCCATTACGATAGTCGTCAAATCATTGCCACCACACCCACTGCGAGGACGAGTGCCTGTCGGTACGTTTCAGTTGGAGGAGGGTTTGGAGCGACAAGGTGTTAGTATGGGTCAAAGCGTTCGCTATACATTTACGATACGGGGAGAAGGTAACATTACCACCCTCCCTGCGCCGACTTTATTAAGTGAAACAACAGAGTTCGATATATTTCCACCGGAAGAAAAACATACCAGTACCAATAATGGCTATGGAGTGACCGGGCATAAAACGTTCACTTATTTTATTGTGCCCCACCAAAATGGAGAGATTTCGTTGGCAAATCGATTCCAATGGGTTTACTTCGACCCCCAAACTGCACGATACGACACACTTCGACCGCAACTGCGTTTACAAGTGGGTAATAAAAAACCTGTTATTGGTGTTCAGGCATCAGTAAACAATAGCGTTTCGAGCGTAACCGGCGAAGCTTCCGCGGCAGCATCCACAGATAATTCGTTGTATGCGGGCATTGCCGAGATGGATAGTACCAATCAGCCAGTCAGTGTTTCAGTACTAATTAGGTCAATTGCTAATGTGTTGATCCTGATTATGTTGATAGGAATGATTTTCGTATTTTTTAAAAAACAGCATACTGAGTGA
- a CDS encoding nuclear transport factor 2 family protein translates to MKTLFILCASLLLTTATFAQQDPTQDPTALGNAFFKAMLDEDSKTLGSLFTPDFSLVSFDGSSVEGDMLVQGVGGGYVVVDAATVSGTRVRQYNNDAAVMTGTWKAKGNVQGNGFDNTVSFALTCVKQGSTWKIANVQFTPMR, encoded by the coding sequence ATGAAGACTTTATTCATTTTGTGCGCTTCTCTATTGCTCACCACGGCAACCTTTGCCCAGCAGGACCCTACACAAGACCCGACAGCGCTCGGCAACGCCTTCTTCAAAGCTATGCTCGATGAAGACAGCAAAACCTTGGGGTCACTATTCACTCCCGACTTTAGCCTCGTTAGTTTCGATGGTAGTTCCGTTGAAGGGGATATGCTGGTACAGGGCGTTGGGGGTGGCTATGTTGTGGTTGATGCGGCCACGGTTTCTGGGACACGAGTACGCCAGTACAACAACGATGCCGCCGTAATGACTGGCACCTGGAAAGCGAAAGGCAACGTTCAGGGCAATGGATTTGATAATACCGTTTCGTTTGCGCTTACTTGCGTAAAACAGGGAAGCACCTGGAAAATCGCCAATGTGCAGTTTACCCCAATGCGGTAG
- a CDS encoding FAD:protein FMN transferase produces MVAINLLPFFIHAQPNGQTRFSFHRGLMGTQFNVILYAPDSTAAQRAYSAVSARMDSLNQIMSDYMDGSEINRLSATSGSGQWVPVSTDLFNVLTEAQAIARLSNGRFDPTLGPLSLLWRRAVRRKEFPSAKERHRARRAVGYQLMELDSTTHSVRLRRPGMRLDVGGIGQGFAIDEALTVLHRFGIRSFLLDIGGDILVGDPPPNSAGWRVGIGSASAGDTDTTTIFLKNAAITTSGDAYRFLEYNGQRYSHIMNPRSGLGLHHFVRSTVLAPVGYQADALTKVFSVAGLRKSRRLIRRFQGVKLLILENKKGKLHKWQSAPF; encoded by the coding sequence ATGGTAGCAATCAACTTGCTACCATTTTTTATTCACGCACAGCCCAACGGACAAACACGTTTTTCGTTCCATAGGGGCTTAATGGGAACCCAATTCAATGTTATCCTCTACGCACCTGATAGTACGGCAGCCCAACGTGCATATTCGGCAGTATCGGCTCGGATGGACTCGTTAAACCAGATTATGAGCGATTATATGGATGGCTCCGAAATTAATCGACTATCGGCCACGAGTGGCTCTGGGCAATGGGTTCCTGTATCTACTGATCTGTTCAATGTCTTAACGGAAGCACAAGCAATAGCCCGATTATCGAATGGGCGGTTTGATCCAACGCTTGGGCCGTTGTCGTTACTATGGCGTCGGGCCGTTCGTCGGAAAGAGTTTCCAAGTGCAAAAGAACGACATCGGGCCCGACGAGCGGTTGGCTATCAGTTGATGGAATTAGATAGTACGACGCACTCAGTACGATTACGTAGGCCCGGCATGCGGTTAGACGTTGGTGGTATTGGTCAGGGCTTTGCCATCGACGAAGCGTTAACCGTTTTGCATCGTTTCGGGATTCGTTCTTTCCTGCTCGATATTGGTGGTGATATTCTGGTAGGTGATCCACCGCCCAATTCGGCTGGCTGGCGTGTGGGCATTGGTTCTGCAAGTGCCGGCGATACGGATACAACTACCATTTTCCTTAAGAATGCGGCAATTACGACTTCGGGTGATGCCTACCGATTTCTGGAATACAACGGCCAACGTTACTCGCACATCATGAATCCGCGTTCCGGGCTTGGGTTGCACCATTTCGTTCGGTCTACTGTATTAGCTCCCGTGGGTTATCAGGCTGATGCCTTGACAAAGGTGTTCAGTGTGGCTGGACTACGTAAAAGCCGCCGGTTGATTCGGCGATTTCAAGGCGTCAAATTGCTGATTCTGGAGAACAAAAAAGGGAAGCTCCATAAATGGCAGTCGGCTCCGTTTTGA
- a CDS encoding Gfo/Idh/MocA family protein, producing the protein MSQESNQDRREFLKASGLLAGGAMLGSLPFSAQAANRTAPRFHFSVNDTIKVALIGCGGRGTGAAQQALNTKQNIKIVALADAFRDRLDDAYKALTERGLKAADGTPKVDVPEDHKFVGFDAYKQAMALADVVILATPPGFRPSHFEEAIRQNKQVFMEKPVATDAPGVRRVLAAAEEAKRKKLNVVVGLQRRYQPSYREMIKRVHDGALGDIIGGQVYWVSGGVWQKPRKPGQTEMDYQMRNWYYFNWLCGDHINEQHVHNIDVANWVKNSYPVSCQGTGGRQVRVGKDYGEIFDHHIVDFVYADGTTINSQCRHYEGTYSRVDEMFLGTKGKVEGMEKKASALMGYNGQPIFSYNAKNDGNPYQIEHDELFEAIAKNEYKFADAERVAKSTMTAIMGRMATYSGKVVKWDEALNSQIDLFPTTLAWDAMPKSLPDKEGFYPIAVPGKTIAV; encoded by the coding sequence ATGTCACAAGAATCGAATCAAGACCGTCGGGAGTTTTTAAAAGCTTCTGGTTTGCTCGCAGGTGGGGCCATGTTGGGTAGCCTGCCTTTTAGCGCACAGGCAGCTAATCGCACAGCACCTCGTTTTCATTTTTCGGTAAATGATACCATCAAAGTAGCCCTTATTGGCTGTGGTGGACGCGGTACAGGAGCTGCCCAGCAGGCACTTAATACAAAGCAGAATATTAAGATTGTAGCCCTGGCCGATGCGTTCCGAGATCGTCTTGATGATGCGTATAAAGCGTTGACCGAACGCGGCCTGAAAGCCGCCGATGGAACGCCGAAAGTAGATGTTCCAGAGGATCACAAATTTGTAGGTTTCGATGCCTACAAACAGGCAATGGCTTTGGCCGATGTGGTCATTCTGGCCACTCCTCCAGGTTTCCGTCCAAGCCATTTCGAGGAAGCAATTCGGCAGAACAAACAGGTGTTCATGGAAAAGCCCGTAGCTACCGACGCGCCGGGGGTTCGACGTGTGTTAGCGGCTGCGGAAGAAGCCAAGCGCAAAAAACTGAACGTAGTGGTTGGTTTACAACGCCGTTATCAGCCAAGTTACCGCGAAATGATCAAACGCGTTCACGATGGAGCGCTGGGCGATATCATTGGCGGACAAGTATATTGGGTTAGCGGTGGCGTTTGGCAAAAGCCTCGCAAACCGGGTCAAACCGAAATGGATTACCAGATGCGTAACTGGTATTACTTTAACTGGCTTTGTGGCGATCATATCAACGAGCAGCACGTTCACAATATCGACGTAGCCAACTGGGTGAAGAACAGCTACCCCGTTTCCTGTCAGGGAACAGGTGGACGTCAGGTTCGGGTTGGTAAAGATTACGGCGAGATTTTCGATCACCATATCGTTGATTTCGTTTATGCCGATGGCACCACCATCAATAGCCAATGCCGCCATTACGAAGGCACGTATAGCCGAGTCGACGAAATGTTCCTGGGTACGAAGGGGAAAGTTGAAGGCATGGAGAAGAAAGCCAGTGCGTTGATGGGTTATAATGGCCAACCTATTTTTAGCTACAACGCGAAAAATGATGGTAACCCTTACCAGATCGAACACGACGAGTTATTCGAAGCCATCGCGAAAAACGAATATAAATTCGCCGATGCCGAGCGCGTTGCGAAGAGCACGATGACGGCGATCATGGGTCGTATGGCCACTTATTCTGGTAAAGTCGTTAAGTGGGACGAAGCGTTGAACTCGCAAATTGATCTTTTCCCAACAACACTAGCCTGGGATGCTATGCCTAAGAGCCTGCCAGACAAAGAAGGGTTCTATCCAATTGCCGTTCCAGGCAAAACGATAGCCGTGTAA